Proteins encoded by one window of Arachis hypogaea cultivar Tifrunner chromosome 1, arahy.Tifrunner.gnm2.J5K5, whole genome shotgun sequence:
- the LOC112708029 gene encoding cytochrome P450 734A1, translating to MEEERVVLWLSWVKVVSLSCVVVLVALRVAVLLWWRPMRIQAHFSRQGIRGPPYRFFIGNVKELVSMMLKASSQPMPFSHNILPRVLSFYHHWKKIYGATFIVWFGPTVRLTVSDPDLIREIFTSKSELYEKNEAPPLVKQLEGDGLLSLKGEKWAHHRRIISPTFHMENLKLLIPVMGTSVVEMLEKWSEMGEKGEVEIEVSELFQSLTEDVITRTAFGSSYEDGKAIFRLQSQQMLLAADAFQKVFIPGYRFFPTRRNIKSWKLEKKIRKSLVRLIERRRESNSGSEGAKDLLGLMIEASMGKGKNGNSVSVTVDDIVEECKSFFFAGKQTTSNLLTWTTILLAMHPHWQVQARDEVLSMCGSRDLPTKDHVVKLKTLSMIVNESLRLYPPTIATIRRAKADVDLGGYKIPRGTELLIPILAVHHDQAIWGNDVNEFNPGRFSEGVARAAKHPVAFIPFGLGVRTCIGQNLAVLQTKLALAIILQRFSFRLAPNYQHAPTVLMLLYPQYGAPILFHRLPKTDHQDQRL from the exons atggaAGAAGAACGGGTGGTGTTGTGGTTGTCGTGGGTGAAGGTGGTGTCGTTGAGTTGCGTAGTGGTGTTGGTGGCGCTGAGGGTGGCAGTGCTCCTATGGTGGAGACCTATGAGGATTCAAGCCCATTTCTCAAGACAAGGAATCAGAGGACCCCCTTATCGCTTCTTCATTGGTAACGTGAAGGAGTTAGTCTCCATGATGCTCAAGGCTTCTTCTCAACCCATGCCTTTCTCTCACAACATTCTCCCTCGCGTCCTCTCCTTCTACCATCACTGGAAGAAAATCTATG gtGCAACATTCATAGTATGGTTTGGACCGACTGTTCGACTTACGGTGTCTGATCCAGACCTTATCCGTGAAATCTTCACATCCAAGTCAGAATTGTATGAGAAAAACGAAGCTCCCCCGCTTGTGAAGCAGCTTGAAGGCGATGGACTCCTGAGCCTGAAAGGAGAGAAGTGGGCTCACCACCGCAGAATCATCTCTCCCACTTTTCACATGGAAAATCTcaag CTGTTGATACCGGTGATGGGAACAAGCGTGGTTGAGATGTTGGAGAAGTGGTCGGAAATGGGGGAGAAAGGTGAGGTGGAGATCGAAGTTTCCGAGTTGTTTCAGAGCTTAACGGAAGACGTTATTACCAGGACAGCATTCGGAAGCAGCTACGAAGATGGCAAAGCCATTTTTCGCCTTCAATCCCAACAAATGCTCTTAGCCGCCGATGCTTTTCAAAAAGTCTTCATTCCCGGTTACAG ATTTTTTCCAACAAGGAGGAATATAAAATCATggaaattggagaagaagataAGGAAATCGTTGGTGAGGCTGatagagaggaggagagagagcaATAGTGGTAGTGAAGGGGCGAAGGACTTGTTGGGGCTGATGATAGAAGCGTCGATGGGGAAGGGAAAGAATGGGAATAGTGTGAGTGTGACGGTGGATGACATAGTGGAGGAGTGCAAGAGCTTCTTCTTTGCGGGGAAACAAACCACATCCAACCTGCTGACGTGGACAACCATCCTCCTGGCTATGCACCCACACTGGCAGGTGCAGGCACGTGACGAGGTCCTCTCTATGTGTGGATCACGTGACCTCCCCACCAAGGACCATGTTGTCAAGCTCAAGACG CTGAGCATGATTGTGAACGAGTCCCTAAGGCTATACCCACCCACAATAGCCACCATAAGGCGGGCAAAAGCTGACGTGGACTTGGGTGGTTACAAGATACCACGTGGGACAGAGCTCTTGATTCCAATCCTGGCCGTCCATCACGATCAGGCAATATGGGGCAACGACGTCAACGAATTCAATCCTGGCCGTTTCTCGGAAGGCGTTGCCCGAGCAGCAAAGCATCCAGTGGCCTTCATTCCTTTCGGTCTAGGTGTGCGCACATGCATCGGACAAAACCTCGCCGTTTTACAAACAAAACTAGCCCTTGCAATCATACTCCAGCGTTTTAGTTTCAGGTTGGCCCCAAATTATCAACACGCACCAACGGTCCTCATGCTTCTCTATCCTCAGTATGGGGCCCCCATCCTATTCCACCGTCTCCCCAAAACCGATCATCAAGATCAACGCTTGTGA